A window from Hemicordylus capensis ecotype Gifberg chromosome 2, rHemCap1.1.pri, whole genome shotgun sequence encodes these proteins:
- the LOC128342702 gene encoding zinc finger and SCAN domain-containing protein 16-like has protein sequence MNRNELHCPPWESLEKVEVHRITLGESEQSFPQCWEKRDPAMNEPVLEKANHPNIIRVDEGLAQGAVYRKLHEAPLQPVTNKGKGKNVCADCGKSFRWNSRLVAHRRLHTGEKPYKCSLCGKSFRRNAHLYTHHRIHTGEKPYECSDCGKSFNDRSTFLKHRRTHTGDKPYKCFSCGKSFIQSSHLYRHQRTHSRDKLYELTVGMASELTDLAGNKSSNI, from the coding sequence ATGAATCGGAACGAACTGCATTGCCCCCCATGGGAAAGTCTGGAGAAAGTGGAAGTACATCGCATTACGTTGGGAGAATCAGAACAGAGTTTCCCCCAGTGCTGGGAGAAGAGGGATCCTGCCATGAATGAGCCGGTGCTGGAAAAGGCAAACCATCCCAATATCATTAGAGTGGATGAAGGCCTTGCTCAAGGGGCTGTCTACAGGAAGCTTCACGAGGCCCCGCTCCAACCAGTAACCAACAAGGGGAAGGGCAAAAATGTTTGTGCCGATTGTGGGAAGAGTTTTAGGTGGAACTCCAGGCTGGTGGCTCATCGGAGGctgcacacaggagagaagccatacaaATGCTCTCTCTGCGGAAAAAGCTTCCGCCGGAATGCACATCTCTACACTCATCACaggatccacacaggggagaagccgtaCGAGTGTTctgactgtgggaaaagcttcaacgACAGATCGACCTTCCTGAAGCACCGAAGAACTCACACGGGAGACAAACCCTACAAGTGCTTCAGCTGCGGGAAGAGCTTCATCCAAAGCTCACACCTTTATCGACATCAGAGAACCCACAGCAGAGATAAACTCTATGAACTGACAGTGGGAATGGCTTCAGAGCTAACAGATCTCGCAGGCAACAAATCTAGCAACATCTAA
- the LOC128342631 gene encoding zinc finger and SCAN domain-containing protein 30-like isoform X2, whose protein sequence is MEVELCEMAALSPQGEALTEEEIQLTIKTEEPDMPVLEPVTGSKAAEKAPHVIEAGSILEFLQRASGKQFMQVPGEGLLQQWEAQWQEFLRTLESPSSGWGISQLPKEPTPWEDTKAFLASFEQVAEACQWPKEEWVTRLQPALSGEVKQAFSTLEAGDREDYGTVKAAILRSDTFSRERKRQQFRHFSYQEAKGPRGVYSQLQELCNQWLKVDKHSKEQILEQLILEQFLAILPQEMQTRVREGGPETCAQAVAFAEDFLVEQPAAKSPEQEVLKETADEAHLVTEQMQVCGEAGQEISSNNNASVTLGHELTNEDIKTEQAEEGSLQVEPNRPSLGRTEQNGLVRETKKSPMKKAGKKIKAAQPEAQKGKKQSASPQSGKKSSFTCSDCGKSFCRRSYLFQHHRIHTGEKPYTCSYCQKPFREHSHLTKHERLHTGEKPYKCSDCGKTFRQSSNLHKHTKMHIGPPIYKCSDCGKSFSQRAKFSQHRKIHVRGKNYPCSHCGESFEQFSLLYEHQQTHASERAFKCTVCGKTFDHRSSYLKHRVTHTGEKPYKCTTCGRRFSQSSNLHKHNKIHTGEKPYKCLTCGKSFTQSSHLSLHQNTHKGFKSYTCLNCGDTFTNRSHLMKHKLSHAETKAAA, encoded by the exons ATGGAAGTCGAGCTGTGTGAAATGGCAGCCCTGAGTCCCCAAGGCGAGGCACTGACAGAGGAGGAAATACAGctcacaattaaaacagaagaGCCAGACATGCCAGTCCTTGAACCCGTGACGGGCTCcaaagcagcagagaaggctccTCACGTCATCGAAGCTGGGAGTATCCTGGAATTTCTGCAAAGGGCGTCGGGAAAGCAGTTTATGCAGGTTCCAGGTGAGGGGCTGCTGCAGCAGTGGGAGGCCCAGTGGCAGGAGTTCCTGAGGACACTGGAATCCCCCTCCTCAGGTTGGGGAATCTCACAGCTGCCAAAGGAGCCCACACCGTGGGAGGATACGAAGGCTTTCCTGGCCTCCTTCGAGCAAGTGGCCGAAGCCTGCCAGTGGCCCAAGGAAGAGTGGGTGACCCGGCTCCAGCCAGCCCTCAGCGGAGAAGTCAAGCAGGCCTTTAGCACACTGGAGGCCGGAGACAGAGAGGATTATGGGACAGTGAAGGCAGCCATTTTGCGAAGCGACACtttcagcagggagagaaagcgccAGCAGTTCAGGCATTTCAGCTACCAGGAGGCCAAGGGGCCCCGAGGGGTTTACAGCCAACTGCAGGAACTTTGCAATCAGTGGCTGAAGGTGGACAAACACTCCAAAGAACAGATCCTGGAGCAGCTGATCCTAGAGCAGttcctggccatcctgccccaggaaatgcagaccagggtgagGGAAGGCGGTCCGGAGACCTGTGCCCAAGCGGTGGCCTTTGCGGAGGATTTCCTGGTGGAGCAGCCAGCAGCTAAGAGCCCGGAACAAGAG GTGCTCAAGGAGACAGCAGATGAGGCTCACTTAGTTACGGAGCAGATGCAGGTGTGTGGAGAGGCTGGACAGGAGATCAGCAGTAACAACAATGCCAGTGTGACTTTGG GTCATGAACTGACAAATGAGGATATAAAAACTGAACAGGCAGAGGAAGGTTCCTTGCAAGTGGAACCCAACAGGCCATCACTgggaagaacagaacagaatgggTTGGTGCGAGAGACTAAAAAGAGCCCGATGAAAAAAGCTGGCAAGAAGATCAAGGCAGCCCAACCGGAGGCCCAGAAGGGCAAGAAGCAAAGTGCATCTCCTCAGAGTGGGAAGAAATCGTCCTTCACGTGTTCTGACTGCGGGAAAAGCTTCTGCCGACGCTCCTACCTTTTCCAGCACCATCGAATCCACACGGGCGAAAAGCCCTACACATGCTCCTACTGCCAAAAACCCTTCCGGGAACACTCACACCTCACAAAGCACGAGAGGctgcacacaggggagaaaccgtacAAATGTTCAGACTGTGGCAAGACCTTCCGCCAGTCCTCAAATCTCCATAAGCACACGAAGATGCACATTGGGCCACCCATCTACAAATGCTCCGACTgcgggaagagcttcagccagcGCGCCAAGTTCTCCCAACATCGTAAAATCCACGTCCGAGGGAAGAATTATCCATGTTCTCACTGTGGGGAAAGCTTTGAACAGTTCTCGCTCCTCTACGAACACCAGCAAACCCACGCGTCGGAGCGGGCTTTTAAATGTACTGTGTGTGGGAAGACCTTTGATCACCGCTCGAGTTACCTGAAGCACAGAGTGacccacacgggagagaagcccTATAAATGCACCACCTGCGGACGGCGCTTCAGCCAGTCCTCAAATCTTCATAAGCACAACAAAATCCACACGGGAGAAAAGCCCTACAAGTGTTTGACCTGTGGGAAGTCCTTCACACAGAGTTCCCATCTCAGCCTGCATCAAAACACCCACAAAGGGTTTAAATCTTATACATGCTTAAACTGTGGCGATACCTTCACCAACCGGTCACATCTTATGAAACACAAGCTGAGCCACGCAGAAACAAAGGCTGCTGCATAG
- the LOC128342631 gene encoding zinc finger and SCAN domain-containing protein 30-like isoform X1, whose amino-acid sequence MEVELCEMAALSPQGEALTEEEIQLTIKTEEPDMPVLEPVTGSKAAEKAPHVIEAGSILEFLQRASGKQFMQVPGEGLLQQWEAQWQEFLRTLESPSSGWGISQLPKEPTPWEDTKAFLASFEQVAEACQWPKEEWVTRLQPALSGEVKQAFSTLEAGDREDYGTVKAAILRSDTFSRERKRQQFRHFSYQEAKGPRGVYSQLQELCNQWLKVDKHSKEQILEQLILEQFLAILPQEMQTRVREGGPETCAQAVAFAEDFLVEQPAAKSPEQEVLKETADEAHLVTEQMQVCGEAGQEISSNNNASVTLAGHELTNEDIKTEQAEEGSLQVEPNRPSLGRTEQNGLVRETKKSPMKKAGKKIKAAQPEAQKGKKQSASPQSGKKSSFTCSDCGKSFCRRSYLFQHHRIHTGEKPYTCSYCQKPFREHSHLTKHERLHTGEKPYKCSDCGKTFRQSSNLHKHTKMHIGPPIYKCSDCGKSFSQRAKFSQHRKIHVRGKNYPCSHCGESFEQFSLLYEHQQTHASERAFKCTVCGKTFDHRSSYLKHRVTHTGEKPYKCTTCGRRFSQSSNLHKHNKIHTGEKPYKCLTCGKSFTQSSHLSLHQNTHKGFKSYTCLNCGDTFTNRSHLMKHKLSHAETKAAA is encoded by the exons ATGGAAGTCGAGCTGTGTGAAATGGCAGCCCTGAGTCCCCAAGGCGAGGCACTGACAGAGGAGGAAATACAGctcacaattaaaacagaagaGCCAGACATGCCAGTCCTTGAACCCGTGACGGGCTCcaaagcagcagagaaggctccTCACGTCATCGAAGCTGGGAGTATCCTGGAATTTCTGCAAAGGGCGTCGGGAAAGCAGTTTATGCAGGTTCCAGGTGAGGGGCTGCTGCAGCAGTGGGAGGCCCAGTGGCAGGAGTTCCTGAGGACACTGGAATCCCCCTCCTCAGGTTGGGGAATCTCACAGCTGCCAAAGGAGCCCACACCGTGGGAGGATACGAAGGCTTTCCTGGCCTCCTTCGAGCAAGTGGCCGAAGCCTGCCAGTGGCCCAAGGAAGAGTGGGTGACCCGGCTCCAGCCAGCCCTCAGCGGAGAAGTCAAGCAGGCCTTTAGCACACTGGAGGCCGGAGACAGAGAGGATTATGGGACAGTGAAGGCAGCCATTTTGCGAAGCGACACtttcagcagggagagaaagcgccAGCAGTTCAGGCATTTCAGCTACCAGGAGGCCAAGGGGCCCCGAGGGGTTTACAGCCAACTGCAGGAACTTTGCAATCAGTGGCTGAAGGTGGACAAACACTCCAAAGAACAGATCCTGGAGCAGCTGATCCTAGAGCAGttcctggccatcctgccccaggaaatgcagaccagggtgagGGAAGGCGGTCCGGAGACCTGTGCCCAAGCGGTGGCCTTTGCGGAGGATTTCCTGGTGGAGCAGCCAGCAGCTAAGAGCCCGGAACAAGAG GTGCTCAAGGAGACAGCAGATGAGGCTCACTTAGTTACGGAGCAGATGCAGGTGTGTGGAGAGGCTGGACAGGAGATCAGCAGTAACAACAATGCCAGTGTGACTTTGG cagGTCATGAACTGACAAATGAGGATATAAAAACTGAACAGGCAGAGGAAGGTTCCTTGCAAGTGGAACCCAACAGGCCATCACTgggaagaacagaacagaatgggTTGGTGCGAGAGACTAAAAAGAGCCCGATGAAAAAAGCTGGCAAGAAGATCAAGGCAGCCCAACCGGAGGCCCAGAAGGGCAAGAAGCAAAGTGCATCTCCTCAGAGTGGGAAGAAATCGTCCTTCACGTGTTCTGACTGCGGGAAAAGCTTCTGCCGACGCTCCTACCTTTTCCAGCACCATCGAATCCACACGGGCGAAAAGCCCTACACATGCTCCTACTGCCAAAAACCCTTCCGGGAACACTCACACCTCACAAAGCACGAGAGGctgcacacaggggagaaaccgtacAAATGTTCAGACTGTGGCAAGACCTTCCGCCAGTCCTCAAATCTCCATAAGCACACGAAGATGCACATTGGGCCACCCATCTACAAATGCTCCGACTgcgggaagagcttcagccagcGCGCCAAGTTCTCCCAACATCGTAAAATCCACGTCCGAGGGAAGAATTATCCATGTTCTCACTGTGGGGAAAGCTTTGAACAGTTCTCGCTCCTCTACGAACACCAGCAAACCCACGCGTCGGAGCGGGCTTTTAAATGTACTGTGTGTGGGAAGACCTTTGATCACCGCTCGAGTTACCTGAAGCACAGAGTGacccacacgggagagaagcccTATAAATGCACCACCTGCGGACGGCGCTTCAGCCAGTCCTCAAATCTTCATAAGCACAACAAAATCCACACGGGAGAAAAGCCCTACAAGTGTTTGACCTGTGGGAAGTCCTTCACACAGAGTTCCCATCTCAGCCTGCATCAAAACACCCACAAAGGGTTTAAATCTTATACATGCTTAAACTGTGGCGATACCTTCACCAACCGGTCACATCTTATGAAACACAAGCTGAGCCACGCAGAAACAAAGGCTGCTGCATAG